The following proteins come from a genomic window of Maribacter algicola:
- a CDS encoding Cof-type HAD-IIB family hydrolase: protein MKYKLLCSDLDGTLLSTKSDVSAYTIAQINRIKQSTRIILVSARMPNGMYYIQRDLGILDQPIVCYNGALVLDGTKELLSVTVPLKVVQQIHEVCEGFKTDMGLYAFDEWHVPKASERVEKEIKYTKTNPVFKSTLRTLEEWEGRKIGAHKVMLMGTKASADQLMPLLNKKFGNEVNLYRSNDTLIEIAPKSVSKLTAIQKLMGPGEALQDVIAFGDNFNDIDMLSNVGWGVAVSNAREEVKQIAQSITSSNTEHGVALYIEQHLLI from the coding sequence ATGAAATACAAATTACTCTGCTCAGACCTGGATGGCACACTTCTCTCGACTAAAAGTGATGTTTCAGCATACACCATTGCTCAGATCAATAGAATAAAGCAAAGCACCCGAATCATTCTTGTATCTGCCAGAATGCCCAACGGTATGTACTATATCCAGAGAGACCTGGGAATCTTGGACCAACCCATTGTTTGTTATAATGGCGCACTGGTCCTGGATGGTACCAAGGAACTACTATCCGTGACCGTTCCATTGAAGGTCGTTCAGCAAATCCATGAAGTATGTGAAGGTTTTAAAACGGATATGGGCCTATACGCATTTGATGAATGGCATGTACCCAAAGCATCGGAAAGGGTCGAGAAAGAAATAAAATACACCAAGACGAACCCGGTTTTTAAATCGACCTTACGAACGTTGGAGGAATGGGAAGGAAGAAAAATCGGAGCACATAAGGTTATGCTTATGGGGACCAAAGCCTCTGCGGATCAATTAATGCCCTTACTTAACAAGAAATTTGGAAATGAAGTTAATTTGTACCGTTCCAACGACACACTCATAGAAATTGCACCTAAATCCGTGTCCAAACTTACGGCCATACAAAAACTAATGGGTCCCGGGGAAGCCCTGCAGGATGTCATTGCCTTTGGAGACAATTTTAATGATATAGATATGTTAAGCAACGTTGGTTGGGGCGTGGCGGTCTCCAATGCCAGGGAAGAAGTGAAACAAATAGCCCAATCCATTACCTCAAGTAATACAGAACACGGAGTTGCCCTATATATTGAACAACATCTACTTATTTAA
- a CDS encoding Arc family DNA binding domain-containing protein, protein MGKKKAFALRVSEDMLKAIEKWAADEFRSTNGQIEWMLMKSLKDAKREPKNKKE, encoded by the coding sequence ATGGGTAAGAAAAAAGCGTTTGCATTGCGGGTCAGTGAAGACATGTTGAAGGCCATTGAAAAATGGGCCGCGGATGAATTCCGCAGCACTAATGGCCAAATTGAATGGATGTTGATGAAAAGTCTGAAAGATGCCAAAAGAGAACCCAAAAACAAAAAGGAATAG
- a CDS encoding SPFH domain-containing protein codes for MSNEKNYSPINGYVMILVVLGLIIGGVALLRIYLGIFLILLGVISLAGFVLVNPNGSRVLLLFGKYVGTIKKNGFFWVNPFFTKKKISLRASNFDSERLKVNDKLGNPIMISTILVWRVTNTYKAAFDVDDYQNFVRVQTDAAVRKLASMYPYDNFADEGLDEDITLRSSVNEVSEALEAEVQERLAMAGIEVLEARIGYLAYAQEIANAMLKRQQATAIVAARHKIVEGAVSMVEMALHELSKKELVDLDEERKAAMVSNLMVVLCSDKDASPIVNAGTLNH; via the coding sequence ATGTCAAACGAAAAAAACTATAGCCCGATCAATGGCTACGTGATGATTTTAGTTGTTCTAGGGCTTATTATAGGCGGTGTTGCCCTATTGAGAATTTACTTGGGTATTTTTTTGATTCTTTTGGGAGTTATAAGTCTCGCCGGATTTGTTCTGGTCAACCCCAATGGTTCAAGGGTATTGTTGCTATTCGGAAAATACGTTGGGACCATAAAAAAGAATGGCTTTTTTTGGGTAAATCCTTTTTTCACCAAGAAAAAGATTTCGTTACGGGCAAGTAATTTCGATAGCGAGCGATTAAAGGTCAACGACAAACTAGGGAATCCCATTATGATTAGCACAATTTTGGTATGGCGGGTAACGAACACCTACAAGGCCGCATTTGATGTGGACGATTATCAAAACTTTGTTAGGGTACAGACCGATGCCGCCGTACGGAAATTGGCCAGTATGTATCCCTATGACAACTTTGCCGATGAAGGTTTGGACGAGGATATCACCCTGCGGTCAAGCGTGAACGAAGTAAGCGAAGCCCTAGAGGCCGAGGTCCAGGAACGTCTTGCCATGGCCGGTATCGAGGTGTTGGAGGCACGTATCGGTTACCTGGCCTACGCCCAGGAAATTGCCAATGCCATGCTAAAAAGACAACAGGCAACGGCCATTGTAGCGGCAAGGCACAAAATCGTGGAAGGGGCGGTAAGCATGGTAGAAATGGCTTTGCACGAGTTGAGCAAAAAGGAATTGGTAGATTTGGACGAGGAACGCAAAGCGGCCATGGTAAGTAATTTGATGGTTGTATTGTGTTCCGATAAAGATGCATCTCCCATTGTCAATGCAGGTACTTTAAACCATTGA
- a CDS encoding DUF5916 domain-containing protein, translated as MTKLISIVVLFLAGCSLYAQIPEKSFTVKYTTEKILLDGVLDEPVWTFAQSAGEFQQYFPSDKVPAQYQTDIRMLTDDTTLYIGMTVHTPGPNYIIPSLERDFRASGNDNISLVFDTFNDGTNAFLFGINPYGVRREVLISGGGQDVESGFTTSWDVKWKAETKIYDKYYTAEIAIPLTSLKFAEGETKWRFQSYRFDMQSNERSNWFVIPQNQSVINLAFMGDMYFEKPLGRSRTPVALIPYINAISDKDFTTDETNNKLKVGGDAKIAIGNGMNLDVTINPDFSNVEVDAIITNLTRFEVSLPERRQFFIDNNDLFGSFGSIRHSNPFFSRRIGIATDRLGNSVQNDILGGLRLSGKLNKNLRLGFLDIQTAKNEDQEVASNNNLMLALQHKVFARSNIGMFFINRQAFGDEPFATADEEYNRVLGLDYYLASADNVWSGKYYLHKSFQPGDTEGNISAGALLSYNSRYWNSFVDLAYINEDFQSDLGFIPRTDIVKTVGSVQRLFWPKNGNINNHGVEVFGISNWRTSLDYQLADYDVRGRYNFILKDFTEFGAEYSTSYVYLFEPFDPTGTEGAVELPGNQEYRFGTFTMGYQSNLANVFAFEGETSIGNFFNGQRFSIGGEATLRLQPKVRISLNVNYDKISLPDPYPSANLWLVSPRFGFTFSKSVFWTTLFQYSNQRDNLGINSRLQWRFAPLSDLFIVYNDNYAVNQFEPKYRSINLKFTYWLNI; from the coding sequence ATGACCAAATTAATCAGTATTGTAGTACTGTTTCTTGCAGGCTGTTCCCTTTACGCTCAAATACCTGAAAAATCCTTTACCGTAAAATATACCACTGAAAAAATCCTTTTGGATGGTGTTTTGGACGAGCCTGTATGGACCTTTGCCCAAAGCGCAGGGGAATTTCAACAGTATTTTCCATCGGATAAGGTCCCAGCTCAGTATCAAACGGATATCCGTATGCTCACCGATGATACTACGTTATACATTGGTATGACCGTGCATACACCCGGCCCAAATTACATAATACCCTCCCTGGAACGGGATTTTAGGGCGAGTGGCAATGATAACATCAGTTTGGTATTTGACACTTTTAATGATGGTACCAATGCCTTTTTGTTTGGAATCAATCCCTACGGCGTTAGAAGGGAAGTACTTATATCTGGGGGCGGACAGGATGTTGAAAGCGGTTTCACGACTTCATGGGACGTCAAATGGAAGGCCGAAACCAAAATCTATGATAAGTACTACACTGCAGAAATAGCCATACCCCTGACCTCCCTAAAATTCGCCGAAGGAGAAACCAAATGGCGATTCCAGAGCTACCGGTTTGATATGCAATCCAATGAGCGTAGCAATTGGTTTGTCATCCCTCAAAACCAAAGTGTGATCAATTTGGCCTTCATGGGAGATATGTATTTTGAAAAACCCTTGGGTAGGTCCAGAACACCTGTGGCACTGATTCCTTACATCAATGCCATATCCGATAAGGATTTTACTACGGACGAAACTAACAACAAACTTAAAGTAGGGGGCGATGCTAAAATTGCCATTGGTAACGGTATGAACTTGGATGTCACCATCAATCCGGATTTTTCAAATGTGGAGGTGGATGCTATTATCACCAACTTGACCCGTTTTGAGGTTTCCCTGCCCGAAAGGCGGCAATTTTTTATAGACAACAACGACCTCTTTGGAAGCTTTGGAAGTATAAGGCATTCCAATCCCTTCTTTTCTAGACGAATAGGCATTGCAACGGATCGACTTGGAAACTCCGTTCAGAACGATATCTTAGGTGGACTCCGCCTAAGTGGAAAACTGAACAAAAACCTACGGTTGGGCTTTTTGGATATCCAAACGGCCAAAAATGAGGATCAGGAGGTAGCATCCAACAATAATCTAATGTTGGCCCTACAGCATAAGGTATTTGCCCGTTCCAATATTGGCATGTTCTTCATAAATAGACAGGCTTTTGGAGATGAACCCTTCGCTACTGCGGATGAAGAATACAACCGAGTTTTGGGTTTGGACTATTATTTAGCGAGTGCGGATAACGTTTGGTCCGGAAAGTACTATCTGCATAAATCCTTTCAGCCAGGTGATACGGAAGGAAATATATCGGCAGGAGCATTATTGAGCTATAATTCAAGATACTGGAATTCCTTTGTTGATCTTGCGTATATCAATGAGGATTTTCAGTCAGACCTAGGTTTTATACCAAGGACGGATATCGTGAAAACGGTAGGTTCGGTACAACGCTTGTTTTGGCCAAAAAATGGAAACATCAACAACCATGGAGTTGAAGTATTTGGTATTTCAAATTGGAGAACCTCATTGGATTATCAGTTGGCAGACTATGATGTACGTGGCCGATACAATTTTATACTCAAGGACTTTACGGAGTTTGGTGCGGAATATTCTACCAGCTATGTATACCTCTTTGAACCCTTTGATCCTACGGGTACGGAAGGTGCCGTTGAACTGCCAGGAAACCAAGAATACAGGTTTGGCACCTTTACCATGGGATATCAATCCAATTTGGCCAACGTTTTTGCCTTTGAAGGCGAAACCTCCATTGGTAATTTTTTTAATGGGCAACGGTTTTCGATTGGTGGTGAGGCTACGCTGAGACTTCAGCCCAAAGTAAGGATAAGCCTCAATGTGAATTATGATAAAATTAGCTTACCTGACCCCTATCCAAGTGCAAATCTTTGGTTGGTAAGTCCCAGGTTTGGCTTTACTTTCAGTAAGTCCGTTTTTTGGACAACACTCTTTCAGTATAGTAATCAAAGGGATAATCTTGGAATTAATTCTAGGTTACAATGGCGTTTTGCACCACTATCCGACCTTTTTATAGTTTACAATGATAACTATGCGGTAAATCAGTTTGAGCCCAAATACAGGTCCATAAACCTTAAATTCACCTATTGGTTAAATATTTAA
- a CDS encoding DUF4177 domain-containing protein gives MKEYKVVSWTVGLTNNNQRLEDTLNEYGRQGWKAIDLDHDRNRIVFERDRNR, from the coding sequence ATGAAAGAATATAAGGTAGTCAGTTGGACCGTAGGCCTCACCAATAACAACCAACGGCTGGAGGACACATTGAACGAATATGGCAGACAGGGATGGAAGGCCATAGATTTGGACCATGATCGGAACCGTATCGTATTCGAAAGGGACAGAAACCGATAA
- a CDS encoding DUF5916 domain-containing protein, producing MADGILDESAWETAESAKDYWEYFPLDSVQARKQSEIKILYDDKNLYVGIKAYSSGKNYATQSLQRDFRGSGSDSFSLVFDTFNDGTNAFLFGINPYGVRREALIANGGAGEDDFTLSWDVKWKGDAKIYDDYFTAEMIIPLTSLKFEEGGTKWRFNSYRIETQSNERSTWTRIPQNQLIYNLAFMGDILFEKPLGKSRTPFAIIPYVNGINARDFDNNENLDNFKVGADAKISIGNSLNLDLTLNPDFSTVEVDNFITNLTRFEIALPERRQFFIDNNDLFASFGNGFDFSPFFSRRIGIARDTVGNTIENNIIGGVRLSGKLTNDTRIGLLNIQTAEDLDNRIPSNNNTMLAVQQRVFSRSNIGVFFINKESFKNYDFVDREDEYNRVVGVDYNLASKDNTWNGSFITHKSFQPDDNVGNFASSALIRYNTRKLNVFAKGTFIDEDFRSDLGFVRRTDLFKTLLSLERVFWPRKGIVQNHALRSFTNIRWSPSMDFKNTDYDLQYSYEVQFNNQSQARIEYTNTYTFLFDSFDPTRTEGAVPLPADQNYHYNSVQAGYRSDQRKLFSYDIRSTLGHFFNGNRFSMEGSMTMRFQPKASISLQFNYDQIDLPEPYSSANIWLVSPRMDLTFSKSIFWSTLVQYSNQRDNLGINSRLQWRFAPLSDLFIVYNDNYSVNVFAPRFRSINLKLSYWLNI from the coding sequence ATGGCGGACGGAATTTTGGACGAAAGTGCTTGGGAAACAGCCGAAAGTGCTAAAGATTATTGGGAATATTTTCCATTGGATTCCGTTCAAGCCCGAAAGCAATCCGAAATAAAAATTCTTTATGATGACAAAAATTTGTATGTAGGTATTAAGGCCTATTCTAGCGGAAAAAATTATGCTACCCAATCACTTCAACGGGATTTTAGAGGTAGTGGAAGTGATAGTTTCTCCCTTGTTTTTGACACCTTTAACGATGGCACCAATGCTTTTTTATTTGGGATAAACCCTTATGGCGTTCGCCGTGAAGCACTGATTGCAAACGGCGGCGCCGGCGAGGATGACTTTACACTTTCTTGGGACGTAAAGTGGAAAGGGGATGCCAAAATATATGACGACTACTTCACCGCTGAAATGATCATTCCCCTTACCTCCTTAAAATTCGAGGAGGGTGGTACCAAATGGCGCTTTAATAGCTATCGCATTGAAACTCAATCTAACGAACGTAGTACCTGGACAAGGATACCTCAAAATCAGCTCATTTATAATCTTGCCTTTATGGGTGACATCCTTTTTGAGAAGCCTCTTGGCAAATCTAGAACCCCTTTCGCGATTATACCATACGTAAACGGAATTAACGCCAGGGACTTTGACAATAATGAAAATCTGGATAATTTTAAAGTAGGTGCAGATGCCAAGATTTCTATAGGCAACAGTTTAAATCTTGACCTTACATTAAATCCAGATTTTTCTACTGTAGAAGTAGATAATTTCATCACCAACCTAACCCGTTTTGAAATTGCATTGCCGGAGCGCCGTCAATTTTTCATAGATAACAATGATCTTTTTGCAAGTTTTGGCAACGGCTTTGATTTTAGTCCATTTTTCTCAAGACGTATTGGCATCGCGAGGGACACCGTAGGGAATACCATTGAAAATAATATAATTGGTGGCGTTCGCCTAAGTGGCAAGCTAACCAATGATACCAGGATTGGCTTGCTGAACATCCAGACGGCAGAGGATTTGGATAATAGGATCCCATCGAATAATAATACTATGTTGGCAGTTCAGCAGCGTGTTTTCTCACGGTCCAACATTGGTGTTTTTTTTATCAACAAGGAATCTTTCAAAAATTATGATTTTGTAGATCGGGAAGATGAATACAATCGCGTTGTAGGTGTTGATTATAACTTGGCCTCTAAGGATAACACATGGAATGGATCGTTCATCACCCACAAATCCTTTCAACCGGACGATAATGTGGGAAACTTTGCCTCAAGCGCGTTGATTCGATATAACACAAGAAAACTCAACGTATTTGCAAAAGGAACCTTTATAGATGAAGATTTTCGTTCAGATTTAGGCTTTGTGCGAAGAACAGATCTTTTTAAAACACTCCTAAGCTTGGAACGGGTTTTCTGGCCAAGAAAAGGAATTGTCCAAAACCACGCGCTTAGGTCTTTTACCAATATACGCTGGAGCCCCAGCATGGATTTTAAAAATACGGATTATGACCTTCAATACAGTTATGAAGTTCAATTCAATAATCAATCGCAGGCGCGAATAGAATACACAAATACTTACACCTTCCTGTTCGATTCTTTTGACCCGACACGCACTGAAGGGGCGGTACCCCTCCCAGCTGATCAAAATTATCATTACAATAGCGTCCAAGCCGGGTATAGGTCTGATCAGCGAAAGCTTTTTTCTTATGATATCCGGTCCACATTGGGTCATTTTTTTAATGGAAACCGATTTTCTATGGAAGGTTCGATGACCATGCGGTTTCAACCTAAAGCGTCCATCTCACTTCAGTTTAATTATGACCAAATAGACCTCCCCGAACCCTATTCAAGTGCCAATATATGGTTGGTAAGCCCAAGAATGGACCTTACCTTTAGCAAATCCATCTTCTGGTCCACGTTGGTCCAATACAGCAACCAACGGGATAACTTGGGCATCAATTCTAGATTACAATGGCGGTTTGCTCCACTTTCCGATCTATTCATTGTTTATAATGACAATTATTCGGTAAATGTATTTGCCCCAAGATTCCGATCTATCAACCTGAAACTTTCATATTGGCTGAATATTTAA